A region from the Streptomyces tsukubensis genome encodes:
- a CDS encoding DUF5691 domain-containing protein, which translates to MSQSSTGTEPTGSVLWEELVTSALLGTDRRPPPAAVTKPGRDAPADLLDAAAVLTVRRRAGLRPARPAEPPEPAPADTRPALPEAAHRRLGQLLADRAAPSAGGRRGAAPDLTELLPQWLATANGHGYRSPAALLPALLDAARARADLRPQALAFAGVRGLWLARFNPEWKFALRGAAGGGVLLPDTTDAPAVERLWEEGLFAERVALLDAVRHQDPAGALALLSGTWATERAEDRLMFLDTLRTELSPADEMFLERALADRSRNVRATAAELLSALPRSAFAQRMAERAAACVRPGPAGDTIAVEPPAACDAEMQRDGVVPTPPTGRGQRAWWLGQLVEAAPLAVWPQVLGRRTPKEIVNLSVADGWSEELHAAWCRAAVRQRDAEWSRALLGTPANPPEAGPGTSSLAERAKLLAALPEGERALWVADFVSAHGLSDAFQLLGVCAVPWAEPLGHSVVDALEIAREAGSYPWSFSGVMGLAERCLDPGEAARLDLLTGPPAESESASPGAGTYWSEAFHRLVSTLRLRAAMREELAP; encoded by the coding sequence ATGTCGCAGAGCAGCACCGGCACCGAGCCCACCGGCTCCGTTCTCTGGGAGGAGCTGGTCACCTCCGCCCTGCTCGGCACGGACCGCCGGCCGCCACCGGCCGCCGTGACCAAGCCGGGCAGGGACGCGCCCGCGGACCTGCTCGACGCGGCGGCGGTCCTGACCGTCCGGCGCAGGGCCGGGCTGCGGCCCGCACGACCGGCCGAGCCGCCGGAGCCCGCGCCCGCCGACACCCGGCCCGCACTGCCCGAAGCGGCACACCGCAGACTGGGACAGCTCCTCGCGGACCGGGCCGCACCGTCGGCAGGCGGCCGCCGGGGGGCCGCACCGGATCTGACGGAGCTGCTGCCGCAGTGGCTCGCCACCGCCAACGGGCACGGCTACCGGAGCCCGGCGGCCCTGCTCCCCGCCCTGCTGGACGCCGCCCGCGCCCGGGCCGACCTGCGGCCCCAGGCACTGGCCTTCGCCGGAGTACGCGGACTGTGGCTGGCCCGCTTCAACCCCGAGTGGAAGTTCGCCCTCCGGGGCGCGGCGGGCGGCGGGGTACTCCTCCCGGACACCACCGACGCCCCCGCGGTGGAACGGCTCTGGGAAGAAGGCCTGTTCGCCGAGCGGGTCGCCCTGCTCGACGCGGTCCGGCACCAGGACCCCGCCGGGGCGCTCGCCCTGCTCTCCGGGACCTGGGCGACGGAACGCGCCGAAGACCGGCTGATGTTCCTCGACACCCTCCGCACCGAACTCTCCCCCGCGGACGAGATGTTCCTGGAACGGGCCCTCGCGGACCGCAGCCGCAATGTCCGTGCCACCGCCGCGGAACTGCTCTCCGCGCTGCCGCGCTCGGCCTTCGCCCAGCGAATGGCGGAACGCGCCGCGGCCTGTGTACGGCCCGGGCCCGCCGGGGACACCATCGCGGTCGAACCGCCCGCCGCATGCGACGCGGAGATGCAGCGCGACGGCGTCGTCCCCACCCCGCCGACCGGCCGGGGCCAACGCGCCTGGTGGCTGGGGCAGCTCGTGGAGGCCGCCCCGCTGGCGGTCTGGCCCCAGGTCCTCGGCCGCCGCACGCCCAAGGAGATCGTCAACCTGTCCGTCGCCGACGGCTGGTCCGAGGAACTGCACGCGGCCTGGTGCCGGGCGGCGGTCCGCCAGCGCGACGCGGAGTGGTCGCGCGCACTCCTCGGCACCCCCGCGAATCCGCCGGAGGCGGGGCCCGGGACGTCGTCGCTGGCGGAGCGCGCCAAGCTGCTGGCCGCCCTGCCGGAGGGCGAGCGGGCCCTGTGGGTCGCGGACTTCGTCTCCGCGCACGGACTGTCGGACGCCTTCCAGCTCCTGGGGGTCTGCGCGGTCCCCTGGGCGGAGCCGCTGGGCCACTCGGTCGTCGACGCCCTGGAGATAGCCCGCGAGGCCGGGAGCTACCCGTGGAGCTTCAGCGGGGTGATGGGGCTCGCGGAACGCTGCCTGGACCCCGGGGAGGCCGCCCGCCTCGACCTCCTCACGGGCCCGCCCGCGGAATCGGAATCGGCGTCGCCCGGCGCGGGCACGTACTGGTCGGAGGCGTTCCACCGCCTGGTCTCGACGTTGCGCTTGCGCGCGGCGATGCGGGAGGAGCTTGCGCCGTGA
- a CDS encoding SWIM zinc finger family protein — protein MNGPGVRWTTDQVLALAPDAASQKAGGRLATAGPWSGTGSGDGAVWGLCKGSGSKPYQTVVDTTGPAYKCSCPSRKFPCKHALGLLLLWAGDAEAMADETVPDWAGQWLEPRRERAEAQQARRDEGGGESPAGAADAEAARRRAERRADRISAGATELEQRLTDLLRGGLASAEQAGYGLWEETAARMVDAQAPGLAARVRELGAIPGSGRDWPVRLLEECALLHLMDTAWLGRERLPDPLAATVRTRVGINAPADGTPVRDRWRILAQYDSSDGKVTTRRIWVHGTESGRTALLLSFGAAGRSPQLALPVGGELSGVLVPYPGAGQLRAELREQSGLTGGPAAPPPGGSVTAALDAYGQALCDDPWLESWPVTLTDVVPVPVPGGSGPQWQLADANGEAAVPLTPAALSRPGLWKLVSLSGGAPVTVFAECGHTGATPLAAWSPAAGPEPIPLV, from the coding sequence ATGAATGGACCGGGGGTTCGTTGGACGACGGATCAGGTGCTCGCGCTGGCTCCTGACGCCGCGTCACAGAAAGCGGGCGGCAGGCTGGCGACGGCCGGGCCGTGGTCCGGCACGGGCAGCGGGGACGGCGCCGTGTGGGGGTTGTGCAAGGGCAGCGGCAGCAAGCCGTACCAGACGGTCGTCGACACGACCGGCCCGGCGTACAAGTGCAGTTGCCCCAGCCGCAAGTTCCCGTGCAAGCACGCGCTGGGGCTGCTGCTGCTCTGGGCCGGGGACGCCGAAGCCATGGCCGACGAGACCGTCCCCGACTGGGCGGGACAGTGGCTGGAGCCCCGGCGCGAACGGGCCGAGGCGCAGCAGGCCCGGCGTGACGAGGGCGGCGGGGAGTCCCCCGCCGGGGCCGCCGACGCGGAAGCCGCCCGCCGCCGGGCGGAGCGCCGGGCCGACCGGATCTCGGCGGGCGCGACGGAGCTGGAGCAGCGGCTGACGGATCTGCTGCGCGGCGGTCTCGCCTCCGCCGAGCAGGCGGGTTACGGCCTGTGGGAGGAGACGGCGGCCCGGATGGTCGACGCCCAGGCACCGGGCCTGGCCGCGCGGGTCCGGGAGCTGGGGGCGATCCCGGGCTCCGGGCGGGACTGGCCGGTGCGACTGCTGGAGGAGTGCGCGTTGCTGCATCTGATGGACACCGCCTGGCTGGGCCGGGAGCGACTGCCCGACCCCCTGGCGGCGACCGTCCGCACCCGAGTGGGGATCAACGCGCCCGCCGACGGCACTCCGGTACGGGACCGCTGGCGAATCCTCGCGCAGTACGACTCCTCCGACGGCAAGGTCACCACCCGCCGTATCTGGGTGCACGGCACCGAGTCGGGGCGTACGGCACTGCTGCTGTCCTTCGGGGCCGCGGGCCGGTCGCCGCAGCTCGCGCTGCCGGTCGGGGGCGAGCTGTCGGGGGTGCTGGTGCCGTACCCGGGCGCCGGGCAGCTCCGGGCCGAACTCCGCGAACAGTCCGGGCTCACCGGCGGCCCGGCCGCCCCGCCGCCGGGCGGTTCGGTGACCGCCGCCCTCGACGCCTACGGGCAGGCCCTGTGCGACGACCCCTGGCTGGAGTCCTGGCCGGTGACGCTCACGGACGTCGTCCCGGTACCGGTCCCCGGCGGCAGCGGCCCGCAGTGGCAACTGGCCGACGCGAACGGCGAAGCGGCCGTCCCGCTGACGCCCGCCGCGCTCTCCCGCCCCGGCCTGTGGAAGCTCGTCTCCCTCTCCGGCGGCGCCCCGGTCACCGTCTTCGCCGAATGCGGCCATACGGGGGCGACACCCCTCGCGGCGTGGTCGCCTGCGGCTGGGCCCGAGCCGATACCGCTGGTCTAG
- a CDS encoding ATP-binding protein: MSVSQAVEESTARTTAEAPAADALRPHAEQAFAAELAALAAADDRPRPVNWRLSPWAVSLYLLGGTLPDGTVITPKYVGPRRIVEVAVTTLATDRALLLLGVPGTAKTWVSEHLAAAVSGDSTLLVQGTAGTPEEAIRYGWNYARLLAHGPSREALVPGPVMRAMRDGMTARVEELTRIPADVQDTLITILSEKTLPVPELGEEVQAVRGFNLIATANDRDRGVNDLSSALRRRFNTVVLPLPATAEAEVDIVSRRVDQLGRSLDLPAVPEGVEEIRRVVTVFRELREGVSADGRTKLKSPSGTLSTAEAISVVTGGLALAAHFGDGVLRPGDVAAGILGAVVRDPAADRVIWQEYLETVVRERDGWKDFYRACREAGV, from the coding sequence ATGTCCGTGTCCCAAGCCGTCGAAGAATCCACTGCGCGCACCACTGCGGAAGCACCGGCCGCCGACGCCCTGCGACCCCATGCGGAACAGGCCTTCGCGGCCGAACTCGCCGCCTTGGCCGCCGCCGACGACCGGCCCCGCCCGGTCAACTGGCGGCTCTCGCCGTGGGCCGTATCGCTGTATCTGCTCGGCGGCACTCTGCCCGACGGCACGGTGATCACCCCGAAGTACGTGGGCCCGCGCCGGATCGTCGAGGTCGCCGTCACCACCCTGGCCACCGATCGCGCGCTGCTGCTTCTCGGTGTCCCGGGGACCGCGAAGACCTGGGTGTCGGAGCATCTGGCGGCCGCCGTCAGCGGGGACTCCACTCTGCTGGTGCAGGGCACCGCAGGCACTCCCGAGGAGGCCATCCGCTACGGCTGGAACTACGCCAGACTGCTCGCTCACGGGCCCAGCCGGGAGGCGCTCGTGCCCGGCCCCGTGATGCGCGCCATGCGGGACGGCATGACCGCCCGGGTGGAGGAGCTGACCCGGATCCCCGCCGATGTGCAGGACACCCTGATCACCATCCTCTCCGAGAAGACGCTGCCCGTCCCGGAGCTGGGCGAGGAGGTCCAGGCGGTCCGCGGATTCAATCTGATCGCCACCGCCAATGACCGCGACCGGGGGGTGAACGACCTCTCCAGCGCCCTGCGCCGCCGTTTCAACACGGTCGTCCTGCCGCTGCCCGCGACCGCCGAAGCGGAGGTCGACATCGTCTCCCGCCGGGTCGACCAGCTGGGCCGGTCGCTCGACCTGCCCGCAGTGCCCGAGGGCGTCGAGGAGATCCGGCGCGTCGTCACCGTCTTCCGCGAGCTGCGCGAGGGCGTCTCCGCCGACGGCCGTACCAAGCTCAAGTCCCCCTCCGGGACGCTCTCCACCGCCGAGGCGATCTCCGTCGTCACCGGCGGACTGGCGCTCGCGGCCCACTTCGGCGACGGGGTGCTCAGGCCCGGTGACGTCGCCGCCGGGATCCTCGGCGCCGTGGTCCGCGACCCGGCCGCCGACCGGGTGATCTGGCAGGAGTATCTGGAGACCGTGGTGCGCGAGCGCGACGGCTGGAAGGACTTCTACCGCGCCTGCCGCGAGGCCGGCGTATGA